The Prionailurus viverrinus isolate Anna unplaced genomic scaffold, UM_Priviv_1.0 scaffold_35, whole genome shotgun sequence genome window below encodes:
- the OSBPL7 gene encoding oxysterol-binding protein-related protein 7 isoform X1: MDPGQGVAAPISMDFQERVPNSLAESIQSAKPSSALQASELWEVEEEPRGRLGAEGIMPERQEGHLLKKRKWPLKGWHKRYFVLEDGVLHYATTRQEITKGKLHGSIDVRLSVMSINKKAQRIDLDTEDNIYHLKIKSQDLFQSWVAQLRAHRLAQRLDMPRGSLPSTTHRKAPGAQLPAAGSASALPGVGPREKVSSWLRDSDGLDRCSHELSECQGKLQELHRLLQSLESLHRIPSAPVIPTHQASVTTERPKKGKRTSRMWCTQSFAKDDTIGRVGRLHGSVPNLSRYLESRDPSGPRGLPPPDYAHLQRTFWALAQKVHNSLSSVLAALTAEWDRLRDLHQGSELSRMGVSEASAGPRRLHSLSVSSDTTADSFSSLNPEEQEALYMKGRGLTPQLSQSSVLSLADSHTEFFDACEVLLSASSSENEGSEEEESCTSEITTSLSEEVLDLRGAERYQKGACVPGRAAGPPRRRCLPAASGPGADVSLWNILRNNIGKDLSKVSMPVQLNEPLNTLQRLCEELEYSSLLDQASRVADPCERMVYIAAFAVSAYSSTYHRAGCKPFNPVLGETYECERPDRGFRFISEQVSHHPPISACHAESENFIFWQDMKWKNKFWGKSLEIVPVGTVNVSLPRGRTRTAVFLPQTHMTGILAQGGICSRGQPAALPCSVSLRFGDHFEWNKVTSCIHNILSGQRWIEHYGEVLIRNTQDSSCHCKITFCKAKYWSSNVHEVQGAVFSRSGRVLHRLSGKWHEGLYRGSLPGGQCIWKPNSMPPDHERNFGFTQFALELNELTAELKRSLPSTDTRLRPDQRYLEEGNIQAAEAQKRRIEQLQRDRRRVMEENNIVHQARFFRRQTDSSGKEWWVTNNTYWRLRAEPGYGNLDGAVLW; the protein is encoded by the exons AGCTGTGGGAGGTAGAGGAGGAGCCTCGGGGCAGGCTGGGAGCAGAGGGTATCATGCCCGAGAGGCAGGAAGGCCACCTGCTCAAGAAAAGGAAGTGGCCTCTGAAGGGCTGGCACAAG AGATACTTTGTGCTCGAGGATGGAGTCCTTCACTATGCAACGACGCGGCAAGAG ATCACCAAGGGGAAGCTTCATGGCTCCATTGACGTCCGACTGTCTGTTATGTCCATCAACAAAAAGGCCCAGCGCATTGACCTTGACACTGAAGACAACATCTACCACCTCAAG ATCAAATCCCAGGACCTGTTCCAGAGCTGGGTGGCCCAGCTTCGTGCCCACCGCCTAGCCCAGCGCCTAGACATGCCCCGAGGCTCGCTGCCCAGCACCACTCACCGGAAG GCTCCTGGTGCCCAGCTTCCAGCAGCAGGCAGTGCTTCGGCTCTCCCTGGGGTCGGACCTCGGGAGAAGGTGTCTTCCTGGCTGAGGGACAGTGATGGGCTAGACCGCTGCTCTCATG AGCTCTCTGAGTGTCAGGGGAAGCTCCAGGAACTACACAGACTcctccagagcctggagtcccTGCACCGGATCCCCTCGGCCCCTGTTATCCCCACGCACCAG GCCTCAGTGACAACTGAGAGACCCAAGAAGGGGAAACGGACCAGCCGCATGTGGTGCACACAGAGTTTCGCCAAGGACGACACCATCGGACGG GTTGGTCGTCTCCACGGCTCTGTTCCCAACCTGTCTCGCTACCTGGAGTCCCGGGACCCCTCAGGCCCCCGCGGGCTGCCACCTCCAGACTATGCCCACCTGCAGCGTACTTTCTGGGCCCTGGCCCAGAAGG TGCACAATTCCCTCAGCAGTGTCCTGGCTGCCCTCACTGCTGAATGGGACCGACTGCGGGACCTGCACCAGGGTTCAGAGCTGTCGCGGATGGGG GTCTCTGAGGCCTCAGCTGGCCCGAGGCGCCTCCACTCGCTCTCCGTCTCCTCGGACACCACTGCAGACTCCTTCAGCTCCCTCAACCCTGAGGAG CAAGAAGCCCTGTACATGAAGGGGCGGGGGCTGACCCCCCAGCTGTCCCAGAGCAGCGTCCTGTCCCTTGCTGATTCCCACACAGAGTTCTTTGATGCCTGTGAGGTTCTCCTCTCTGCCAGCTCTTCTGAGAATGAG GGCTCAGAGGAGGAGGAGTCGTGCACCAGTGAAATCACCACCAGCCTGTCTGAGGAGGTGCTGGACCTCAGGGGAGCTGAGCGCTACCAGAAAG GGGCGTGTGTTCCAGGGAGAGCTGCGGGGCCACCCCGTCGCCGCTGCCTGCCAGCGGCCAGCGGGCCAGGGGCTGATGTGAGCTTGTGGAACATACTTCGGAACAACATCGGCAAGGACCTGTCCAAGGTGTCCATGCCTGTGCAGCTCAACGAGCCGCTCAACACTCTGCAGCGGCTCTGCGAGGAGCTGGAGTACAGCAGCCTCCTGGACCAGGCCAGCCGCGTGGCGGACCCCTGCGAGCGCATG GTGTACATCGCAGCCTTTGCGGTCTCTGCCTACTCGTCCACGTACCACCGAGCAGGCTGTAAGCCCTTCAACCCCGTCCTGGGGGAGACCTACGAGTGTGAGCGGCCTGACCGAGGCTTCCGCTTCATCAGTGAGCAG gtctcccaccacccccccatctcGGCATGCCATGCGGAGTCTGAGAACTTCATCTTCTGGCAAG ACATGAAGTGGAAGAACAAGTTTTGGGGCAAATCCCTGGAGATTGTGCCTGTGGGGACCGTCAATGTCAGCCTGCCCAG AGGCAGAACCAGGACCGCAGTGTTCCTTCCACAGACCCACATGACGGGCATCCTGGCTCAGGGTGGCATTTGTTCCCGGGGCCAGCcagctgccctcccctgctctgtctctctcagattTGGGGACCACTTTGAGTGGAATAAGGTGACGTCCTGCATTCACAACATTCTGAGTGGCCAGCGCTGGATCGAGCACTATGGGGAGGTGCTCATCCGGAACACGCAGGACAGCTCCTGTCACTGCAAGATCACCTTCTGCAAG gccaagTACTGGAGCTCCAACGTCCACGAGGTGCAGGGGGCCGTGTTCAGCCGGAGCGGCCGTGTCCTCCACCGACTCTCCGGGAAGTGGCACGAGGGGCTATACCGGGGATCCCTGCCCGGCGGTCAGTGCATCTGGAAACCCA ACTCCATGCCCCCAGACCACGAGCGAAACTTCGGCTTCACTCAGTTTGCCTTGGAGCTGAATGAGCTGACGGCAGAGCTGAAACGGTCCCTGCCTTCCACGGACACGCGGCTCCGGCCAGACCAGAG GTACTTGGAGGAGGGGAACATACAGGCCGCTGAAGCCCAGAAGAGAAGGATCGAGCAGCTTCAGCGGGACAGGCGCAGAGTGATGGAGGAGAACAACATCGTCCACCAGGCTCGCTTCTTCAG gcGGCAGACAGACAGCAGTGGGAAGGAGTGGTGGGTGACCAACAACACGTACTGGAGGCTGCGGGCCGAGCCGGGATACGGGAACCTGGATGGGGCCGTGCTCTGGTAG
- the OSBPL7 gene encoding oxysterol-binding protein-related protein 7 isoform X2, whose amino-acid sequence MDFQERVPNSLAESIQSAKPSSALQASELWEVEEEPRGRLGAEGIMPERQEGHLLKKRKWPLKGWHKRYFVLEDGVLHYATTRQEITKGKLHGSIDVRLSVMSINKKAQRIDLDTEDNIYHLKIKSQDLFQSWVAQLRAHRLAQRLDMPRGSLPSTTHRKAPGAQLPAAGSASALPGVGPREKVSSWLRDSDGLDRCSHELSECQGKLQELHRLLQSLESLHRIPSAPVIPTHQASVTTERPKKGKRTSRMWCTQSFAKDDTIGRVGRLHGSVPNLSRYLESRDPSGPRGLPPPDYAHLQRTFWALAQKVHNSLSSVLAALTAEWDRLRDLHQGSELSRMGVSEASAGPRRLHSLSVSSDTTADSFSSLNPEEQEALYMKGRGLTPQLSQSSVLSLADSHTEFFDACEVLLSASSSENEGSEEEESCTSEITTSLSEEVLDLRGAERYQKGACVPGRAAGPPRRRCLPAASGPGADVSLWNILRNNIGKDLSKVSMPVQLNEPLNTLQRLCEELEYSSLLDQASRVADPCERMVYIAAFAVSAYSSTYHRAGCKPFNPVLGETYECERPDRGFRFISEQVSHHPPISACHAESENFIFWQDMKWKNKFWGKSLEIVPVGTVNVSLPRGRTRTAVFLPQTHMTGILAQGGICSRGQPAALPCSVSLRFGDHFEWNKVTSCIHNILSGQRWIEHYGEVLIRNTQDSSCHCKITFCKAKYWSSNVHEVQGAVFSRSGRVLHRLSGKWHEGLYRGSLPGGQCIWKPNSMPPDHERNFGFTQFALELNELTAELKRSLPSTDTRLRPDQRYLEEGNIQAAEAQKRRIEQLQRDRRRVMEENNIVHQARFFRRQTDSSGKEWWVTNNTYWRLRAEPGYGNLDGAVLW is encoded by the exons AGCTGTGGGAGGTAGAGGAGGAGCCTCGGGGCAGGCTGGGAGCAGAGGGTATCATGCCCGAGAGGCAGGAAGGCCACCTGCTCAAGAAAAGGAAGTGGCCTCTGAAGGGCTGGCACAAG AGATACTTTGTGCTCGAGGATGGAGTCCTTCACTATGCAACGACGCGGCAAGAG ATCACCAAGGGGAAGCTTCATGGCTCCATTGACGTCCGACTGTCTGTTATGTCCATCAACAAAAAGGCCCAGCGCATTGACCTTGACACTGAAGACAACATCTACCACCTCAAG ATCAAATCCCAGGACCTGTTCCAGAGCTGGGTGGCCCAGCTTCGTGCCCACCGCCTAGCCCAGCGCCTAGACATGCCCCGAGGCTCGCTGCCCAGCACCACTCACCGGAAG GCTCCTGGTGCCCAGCTTCCAGCAGCAGGCAGTGCTTCGGCTCTCCCTGGGGTCGGACCTCGGGAGAAGGTGTCTTCCTGGCTGAGGGACAGTGATGGGCTAGACCGCTGCTCTCATG AGCTCTCTGAGTGTCAGGGGAAGCTCCAGGAACTACACAGACTcctccagagcctggagtcccTGCACCGGATCCCCTCGGCCCCTGTTATCCCCACGCACCAG GCCTCAGTGACAACTGAGAGACCCAAGAAGGGGAAACGGACCAGCCGCATGTGGTGCACACAGAGTTTCGCCAAGGACGACACCATCGGACGG GTTGGTCGTCTCCACGGCTCTGTTCCCAACCTGTCTCGCTACCTGGAGTCCCGGGACCCCTCAGGCCCCCGCGGGCTGCCACCTCCAGACTATGCCCACCTGCAGCGTACTTTCTGGGCCCTGGCCCAGAAGG TGCACAATTCCCTCAGCAGTGTCCTGGCTGCCCTCACTGCTGAATGGGACCGACTGCGGGACCTGCACCAGGGTTCAGAGCTGTCGCGGATGGGG GTCTCTGAGGCCTCAGCTGGCCCGAGGCGCCTCCACTCGCTCTCCGTCTCCTCGGACACCACTGCAGACTCCTTCAGCTCCCTCAACCCTGAGGAG CAAGAAGCCCTGTACATGAAGGGGCGGGGGCTGACCCCCCAGCTGTCCCAGAGCAGCGTCCTGTCCCTTGCTGATTCCCACACAGAGTTCTTTGATGCCTGTGAGGTTCTCCTCTCTGCCAGCTCTTCTGAGAATGAG GGCTCAGAGGAGGAGGAGTCGTGCACCAGTGAAATCACCACCAGCCTGTCTGAGGAGGTGCTGGACCTCAGGGGAGCTGAGCGCTACCAGAAAG GGGCGTGTGTTCCAGGGAGAGCTGCGGGGCCACCCCGTCGCCGCTGCCTGCCAGCGGCCAGCGGGCCAGGGGCTGATGTGAGCTTGTGGAACATACTTCGGAACAACATCGGCAAGGACCTGTCCAAGGTGTCCATGCCTGTGCAGCTCAACGAGCCGCTCAACACTCTGCAGCGGCTCTGCGAGGAGCTGGAGTACAGCAGCCTCCTGGACCAGGCCAGCCGCGTGGCGGACCCCTGCGAGCGCATG GTGTACATCGCAGCCTTTGCGGTCTCTGCCTACTCGTCCACGTACCACCGAGCAGGCTGTAAGCCCTTCAACCCCGTCCTGGGGGAGACCTACGAGTGTGAGCGGCCTGACCGAGGCTTCCGCTTCATCAGTGAGCAG gtctcccaccacccccccatctcGGCATGCCATGCGGAGTCTGAGAACTTCATCTTCTGGCAAG ACATGAAGTGGAAGAACAAGTTTTGGGGCAAATCCCTGGAGATTGTGCCTGTGGGGACCGTCAATGTCAGCCTGCCCAG AGGCAGAACCAGGACCGCAGTGTTCCTTCCACAGACCCACATGACGGGCATCCTGGCTCAGGGTGGCATTTGTTCCCGGGGCCAGCcagctgccctcccctgctctgtctctctcagattTGGGGACCACTTTGAGTGGAATAAGGTGACGTCCTGCATTCACAACATTCTGAGTGGCCAGCGCTGGATCGAGCACTATGGGGAGGTGCTCATCCGGAACACGCAGGACAGCTCCTGTCACTGCAAGATCACCTTCTGCAAG gccaagTACTGGAGCTCCAACGTCCACGAGGTGCAGGGGGCCGTGTTCAGCCGGAGCGGCCGTGTCCTCCACCGACTCTCCGGGAAGTGGCACGAGGGGCTATACCGGGGATCCCTGCCCGGCGGTCAGTGCATCTGGAAACCCA ACTCCATGCCCCCAGACCACGAGCGAAACTTCGGCTTCACTCAGTTTGCCTTGGAGCTGAATGAGCTGACGGCAGAGCTGAAACGGTCCCTGCCTTCCACGGACACGCGGCTCCGGCCAGACCAGAG GTACTTGGAGGAGGGGAACATACAGGCCGCTGAAGCCCAGAAGAGAAGGATCGAGCAGCTTCAGCGGGACAGGCGCAGAGTGATGGAGGAGAACAACATCGTCCACCAGGCTCGCTTCTTCAG gcGGCAGACAGACAGCAGTGGGAAGGAGTGGTGGGTGACCAACAACACGTACTGGAGGCTGCGGGCCGAGCCGGGATACGGGAACCTGGATGGGGCCGTGCTCTGGTAG
- the OSBPL7 gene encoding oxysterol-binding protein-related protein 7 isoform X3, protein MDPGQGVAAPISMDFQERVPNSLAESIQSAKPSSALQASELWEVEEEPRGRLGAEGIMPERQEGHLLKKRKWPLKGWHKRYFVLEDGVLHYATTRQEITKGKLHGSIDVRLSVMSINKKAQRIDLDTEDNIYHLKIKSQDLFQSWVAQLRAHRLAQRLDMPRGSLPSTTHRKAPGAQLPAAGSASALPGVGPREKVSSWLRDSDGLDRCSHELSECQGKLQELHRLLQSLESLHRIPSAPVIPTHQASVTTERPKKGKRTSRMWCTQSFAKDDTIGRVGRLHGSVPNLSRYLESRDPSGPRGLPPPDYAHLQRTFWALAQKVHNSLSSVLAALTAEWDRLRDLHQGSELSRMGVSEASAGPRRLHSLSVSSDTTADSFSSLNPEEQEALYMKGRGLTPQLSQSSVLSLADSHTEFFDACEVLLSASSSENEGSEEEESCTSEITTSLSEEVLDLRGAERYQKGACVPGRAAGPPRRRCLPAASGPGADVSLWNILRNNIGKDLSKVSMPVQLNEPLNTLQRLCEELEYSSLLDQASRVADPCERMVYIAAFAVSAYSSTYHRAGCKPFNPVLGETYECERPDRGFRFISEQVSHHPPISACHAESENFIFWQDMKWKNKFWGKSLEIVPVGTVNVSLPRFGDHFEWNKVTSCIHNILSGQRWIEHYGEVLIRNTQDSSCHCKITFCKAKYWSSNVHEVQGAVFSRSGRVLHRLSGKWHEGLYRGSLPGGQCIWKPNSMPPDHERNFGFTQFALELNELTAELKRSLPSTDTRLRPDQRYLEEGNIQAAEAQKRRIEQLQRDRRRVMEENNIVHQARFFRRQTDSSGKEWWVTNNTYWRLRAEPGYGNLDGAVLW, encoded by the exons AGCTGTGGGAGGTAGAGGAGGAGCCTCGGGGCAGGCTGGGAGCAGAGGGTATCATGCCCGAGAGGCAGGAAGGCCACCTGCTCAAGAAAAGGAAGTGGCCTCTGAAGGGCTGGCACAAG AGATACTTTGTGCTCGAGGATGGAGTCCTTCACTATGCAACGACGCGGCAAGAG ATCACCAAGGGGAAGCTTCATGGCTCCATTGACGTCCGACTGTCTGTTATGTCCATCAACAAAAAGGCCCAGCGCATTGACCTTGACACTGAAGACAACATCTACCACCTCAAG ATCAAATCCCAGGACCTGTTCCAGAGCTGGGTGGCCCAGCTTCGTGCCCACCGCCTAGCCCAGCGCCTAGACATGCCCCGAGGCTCGCTGCCCAGCACCACTCACCGGAAG GCTCCTGGTGCCCAGCTTCCAGCAGCAGGCAGTGCTTCGGCTCTCCCTGGGGTCGGACCTCGGGAGAAGGTGTCTTCCTGGCTGAGGGACAGTGATGGGCTAGACCGCTGCTCTCATG AGCTCTCTGAGTGTCAGGGGAAGCTCCAGGAACTACACAGACTcctccagagcctggagtcccTGCACCGGATCCCCTCGGCCCCTGTTATCCCCACGCACCAG GCCTCAGTGACAACTGAGAGACCCAAGAAGGGGAAACGGACCAGCCGCATGTGGTGCACACAGAGTTTCGCCAAGGACGACACCATCGGACGG GTTGGTCGTCTCCACGGCTCTGTTCCCAACCTGTCTCGCTACCTGGAGTCCCGGGACCCCTCAGGCCCCCGCGGGCTGCCACCTCCAGACTATGCCCACCTGCAGCGTACTTTCTGGGCCCTGGCCCAGAAGG TGCACAATTCCCTCAGCAGTGTCCTGGCTGCCCTCACTGCTGAATGGGACCGACTGCGGGACCTGCACCAGGGTTCAGAGCTGTCGCGGATGGGG GTCTCTGAGGCCTCAGCTGGCCCGAGGCGCCTCCACTCGCTCTCCGTCTCCTCGGACACCACTGCAGACTCCTTCAGCTCCCTCAACCCTGAGGAG CAAGAAGCCCTGTACATGAAGGGGCGGGGGCTGACCCCCCAGCTGTCCCAGAGCAGCGTCCTGTCCCTTGCTGATTCCCACACAGAGTTCTTTGATGCCTGTGAGGTTCTCCTCTCTGCCAGCTCTTCTGAGAATGAG GGCTCAGAGGAGGAGGAGTCGTGCACCAGTGAAATCACCACCAGCCTGTCTGAGGAGGTGCTGGACCTCAGGGGAGCTGAGCGCTACCAGAAAG GGGCGTGTGTTCCAGGGAGAGCTGCGGGGCCACCCCGTCGCCGCTGCCTGCCAGCGGCCAGCGGGCCAGGGGCTGATGTGAGCTTGTGGAACATACTTCGGAACAACATCGGCAAGGACCTGTCCAAGGTGTCCATGCCTGTGCAGCTCAACGAGCCGCTCAACACTCTGCAGCGGCTCTGCGAGGAGCTGGAGTACAGCAGCCTCCTGGACCAGGCCAGCCGCGTGGCGGACCCCTGCGAGCGCATG GTGTACATCGCAGCCTTTGCGGTCTCTGCCTACTCGTCCACGTACCACCGAGCAGGCTGTAAGCCCTTCAACCCCGTCCTGGGGGAGACCTACGAGTGTGAGCGGCCTGACCGAGGCTTCCGCTTCATCAGTGAGCAG gtctcccaccacccccccatctcGGCATGCCATGCGGAGTCTGAGAACTTCATCTTCTGGCAAG ACATGAAGTGGAAGAACAAGTTTTGGGGCAAATCCCTGGAGATTGTGCCTGTGGGGACCGTCAATGTCAGCCTGCCCAG attTGGGGACCACTTTGAGTGGAATAAGGTGACGTCCTGCATTCACAACATTCTGAGTGGCCAGCGCTGGATCGAGCACTATGGGGAGGTGCTCATCCGGAACACGCAGGACAGCTCCTGTCACTGCAAGATCACCTTCTGCAAG gccaagTACTGGAGCTCCAACGTCCACGAGGTGCAGGGGGCCGTGTTCAGCCGGAGCGGCCGTGTCCTCCACCGACTCTCCGGGAAGTGGCACGAGGGGCTATACCGGGGATCCCTGCCCGGCGGTCAGTGCATCTGGAAACCCA ACTCCATGCCCCCAGACCACGAGCGAAACTTCGGCTTCACTCAGTTTGCCTTGGAGCTGAATGAGCTGACGGCAGAGCTGAAACGGTCCCTGCCTTCCACGGACACGCGGCTCCGGCCAGACCAGAG GTACTTGGAGGAGGGGAACATACAGGCCGCTGAAGCCCAGAAGAGAAGGATCGAGCAGCTTCAGCGGGACAGGCGCAGAGTGATGGAGGAGAACAACATCGTCCACCAGGCTCGCTTCTTCAG gcGGCAGACAGACAGCAGTGGGAAGGAGTGGTGGGTGACCAACAACACGTACTGGAGGCTGCGGGCCGAGCCGGGATACGGGAACCTGGATGGGGCCGTGCTCTGGTAG